In the genome of Meles meles chromosome 16, mMelMel3.1 paternal haplotype, whole genome shotgun sequence, one region contains:
- the YWHAB gene encoding 14-3-3 protein beta/alpha, whose product MDKSELVQKAKLAEQAERYDDMAAAMKAVTEQGHELSNEERNLLSVAYKNVVGARRSSWRVISSIEQKTERNEKKQQMGKEYREKIEAELQDICNDVLELLDKYLIPNATQPESKVFYLKMKGDYFRYLSEVASGDNKQTTVSNSQQAYQEAFEISKKEMQPTHPIRLGLALNFSVFYYEILNSPEKACSLAKTAFDEAIAELDTLNEESYKDSTLIMQLLRDNLTLWTSENQGDEGDAGEGEN is encoded by the exons ATGGATAAAAGTGAGCTGGTACAGAAGGCCAAACTTGCCGAGCAGGCGGAGCGCTATGACGACATGGCCGCAGCCATGAAGGCGGTCACGGAACAGGGGCACGAACTCTCCAACGAGGAGAGAAATCTGCTCTCTGTCGCCTACAAGAACGTGGTGGGCGCCCGCCGCTCCTCCTGGCGCGTCATCTCCAGCATTGAGCAGAAAACAGAGAGGAATGAGAAGAAGCAGCAGATGGGCAAAGAATACCGGGAGAAGATCGAGGCCGAGCTGCAGGACATCTGCAATGACGTGCTG GAGCTGTTGGACAAATACCTTATTCCCAATGCTACACAACCAGAAAGCAAGGTGTTCTACTTGAAAATGAAAGGCGATTATTTTAGATACCTTTCTGAGGTGGCATCTGGAGATAATAAACAAa CCACTGTGTCGAACTCCCAGCAGGCTTACCAGGAAGCATTTGAAATTAGTAAGAAAGAAATGCAGCCTACACACCCAATTCGACTTGGCCTGGCACTGAATTTCTCAGTCTTCTACTATGAGATTCTAAACTCTCCTGAAAAGGCTTGCAGCCTGGCAAAAACG GCATTCGATGAAGCGATTGCtgagttggatacgctgaacgaggAGTCTTACAAAGATAGCACCCTGATCATGCAGCTGCTTAGGGACAATCTCACT CTGTGGACGTCGGAAAACCAGGGAGATGAAGGAGatgctggggagggagagaactAA